Proteins encoded by one window of Elaeis guineensis isolate ETL-2024a chromosome 12, EG11, whole genome shotgun sequence:
- the LOC105054767 gene encoding cell number regulator 6 translates to MADGTTRQYVKLIKDQEAPMEEIQPGELNQPIRVPQLEVRRCTECGQALPESYEPPADEAWTTGIFGCFEDMESCWTGLFCPCVLFGHNVEKIQEEIPWKNACICHAICVEGGIALAAATAVFHGIDPETSFLIGEGLLFAWWMCGIYTGLFRQSLQKKYHLKNSPCDPCMVHCCMHWCANCQEHREMKGRLSDNTTMQMTIINPPEVQEMNANENKETASSENGVQNQHASLEIQAVE, encoded by the exons ATGGCGGACGGTACGACGAGGCAGTACGTGAAGCTGATTAAGGATCAAGAGGCGCCCATGGAGGAGATTCAACCCGGAGAGCTTAATCAACCCATCCGGGTCCCCCAG TTGGAGGTTCGTCGATGCACGGAGTGTGGACAAGCGCTTCCGGAAAGCTACGAGCCCCCGGCTGATGAAGCTTGGACGACTGGAATTTTTGGGTGTTTTGAAGATATGGAAAGCT GCTGGACTGGCTTGTTCTGTCCTTGTGTGTTGTTTGGTCATAATGTCGAGAAGATTCAAGAAGAAATCCCATGGAAAAATGCATGTATATGTCATGCAATCTGTGTTGAAGGTGGCATTGCTCTGGCAGCTGCTACAGCAGTGTTTCATGGCATTGACCCagagacatcatttttgattggaGAAGGATTATTATTTGCTTGGTGGATGTGTGGTATCTACACTGGCCTTTTTCGCCAATCACTGCAGAAGAAATACCATCTCAAG AACTCTCCTTGTGACCCATGCATGGTGCATTGCTGCATGCATTGGTGTGCCAACTGCCAAGAGCACCGAGAAATGAAAGGTCGCCTCTCTGATAATACTACGATGCAAATGACCATCATTAACCCACCCGAAGTGCAGGAAATGAATGCAAATGAGAATAAGGAGACAGCAAGCTCTGAGAATGGTGTTCAGAACCAGCATGCCAGCTTGGAGATCCAGGCTGTAGAGTAA